Below is a window of Sulfitobacter sp. BSw21498 DNA.
CTGCATCAGGCGCGGTGTTTTGCGTTGCCGCGGGCGGCACAGGATCAGCGTGATGCGACCAGAAATATCCGGCCACTGCAACCGCCACGACCAAAGCCGCGCCTGCAAACTGAGCACCCCGCGTTTGAAACACCGACATTCCGTTCATCCCTTTGAACTTCCCCACATTGAGGACTTGTACCAAGCAGGCTATCACCGGTCAAAATACAGCTGCATGCCAAGTGCATATTCGCAAAAAGGACCCCCGCTTATGATCCAGAAATCCGTGTGTGTTTACTGCGGCTCGCGCCCCGGTGATGACCCTGAATATACCACACAAGCCGACGCTTTGGGACGGGCTTTGGCGCAGAACGACTGGCGTTTGGTCTATGGCGCAGGTGATGTGGGGCTGATGGGGACCGTCGCGCGGGCGGCACAGGCAGCGGGGGGCACGACCTTTGGTGTGATCCCCGACCACCTTGTGAAATGGGAAGTCGGCAAGACCGATCTAACCACCTATGTCGTGACCGAGACGATGCATGAACGCAAAAAAGTGATGTTCATGAACTGTGATGCAGTGGTGGTTCTGCCGGGTGGTGCCGGATCACTGGACGAGCTTTTCGAGGTCCTGACCTGGCGCCAGCTCGGCCTGCACCAGAAGCCGGTAATTCTATTAAATACAAAAGGTTACTGGGACCCGTTGACCGCGCTATTGGATCACGTCGTCACGCGTGGCTTTGCCGAAGAAAGCCTGCTGAGCTATATCGACACCGTGGATGATGTCGATGCCGCGCTCGAGGTTTTGCGCCGCGGGCTGACAGCTTAAGTAGTTGTTAGATACGGCAGAAAAAAGACTGCAAGTAGCCGCGTTGCATCAGGTGCGCGTAAGGAAAGCGCCGAGGAGACATCTCACGGAGCGGCGCAGTTAACGGAGCTTCTGACTGCGCGCTTCGGTCTTTCTCAACTTTAAATGTGAAAGGGCACCCACGAACAGGTGCCCTTTTCTTTTCCGCTAAATATCGCAGATAATCAGCTGCAAATCCGGCGGCAGAACCACACCTATGGTGTGTCTATGCCGCCACAGTGTCACGCTGCTTCCAGTGTCGATTTCACGATATTCTCGATCTCTTCGATGGGGTGATTGGTCAATGTCTTGGGGATTTCGCCTACAACCTTGTTTGCGACCTCTTGGTGCATCTCGCGGCGCAGCTCGCCTAACGTGTTCGGCGGGGCTACAAGGACGATCTTGTCGAACTTGCCCTTATGCGCCTGTTTATACAGGATTTCGGCCAGCTCTGCTGCGAAACGGTCCTTGGATAGCTGGTGCCAGTCGGTGTCATCCACAGCCGAACGGTGCACCGATGGACCATCGTTAAAGCGCCCCCGTCGGTTTGCGGCCTGATCGCGGTTCGGTGGATTCTCTTGCTCTTCTTCGCGAAACACTTGGAAGTAAGGGTCTTCTCCGTCGGTCTCATTCACCATGAACAGGGCTTTCTCACCGTCTGCGATCAATACCCAGGTGCCATTTTCAATCTTGGTCATGCGTTCTCTCCATGGTTGCGGTTGGTGTGGGGGGTGACGCGGGTGATGGTGACCTTGGTAATGTCTGCCGTGATAATTTCGGCACCGTGGCCGCCCTCGTCATCCTATGGGTTCAAAGATAAAACGCTGCGATCGGGCCCTTGGTTCCATAAGAAAAGGCCCCGCAGCGGAATGCTGCGAGGCCTTTCACATAGGTATATCAATAAGTTGGCGTAGCGCCTTAACCTATCAAACTGCGATTACATGCGCGATGCAACGTTGTCCCAGTTCACCAGATTGTCGAGGAAGTTCGACAGGTAGTCAGGGCGCGCATTGCGGAAATCGATGTAGTAGGAGTGTTCCCAAACATCGCAACCCAGCAGTGCGGTCTGACCAAAGCAAACGGGGTTCACGCCGTTTTCGGTCTTGGTCACCTTGAGGCCACCGTCGGTGTCCTTAACCAGCCACGCCCAACCGGAACCGAACTGACCGCCACCGGCTGCCTTGAATTCGTCCTTGAACTTTTCGACCGACCCAAAGCTTTCGGTGATCGCTTTTTCCAGCTCGGACGGCATGTTGCTGTCTTCGGGGGACATCATTTCCCAGAACTGGTTGTGGTTCCACAGCTGGCTGATGTTGTTGAAGATGCCGCTTTGCGCGACCGCATCAGGGTTGTAGGTGCCCTTGATGATTTCCTCGAGGGTTTTGCCTTCCCACTCGGTGCCTTCAATGGCT
It encodes the following:
- a CDS encoding TIGR00730 family Rossman fold protein, with product MIQKSVCVYCGSRPGDDPEYTTQADALGRALAQNDWRLVYGAGDVGLMGTVARAAQAAGGTTFGVIPDHLVKWEVGKTDLTTYVVTETMHERKKVMFMNCDAVVVLPGGAGSLDELFEVLTWRQLGLHQKPVILLNTKGYWDPLTALLDHVVTRGFAEESLLSYIDTVDDVDAALEVLRRGLTA
- a CDS encoding host attachment family protein; its protein translation is MTKIENGTWVLIADGEKALFMVNETDGEDPYFQVFREEEQENPPNRDQAANRRGRFNDGPSVHRSAVDDTDWHQLSKDRFAAELAEILYKQAHKGKFDKIVLVAPPNTLGELRREMHQEVANKVVGEIPKTLTNHPIEEIENIVKSTLEAA
- a CDS encoding superoxide dismutase, whose translation is MAFTLPDLPYAHDALASKGMSKETLEYHHDKHHNAYVTNGNKAIEGTEWEGKTLEEIIKGTYNPDAVAQSGIFNNISQLWNHNQFWEMMSPEDSNMPSELEKAITESFGSVEKFKDEFKAAGGGQFGSGWAWLVKDTDGGLKVTKTENGVNPVCFGQTALLGCDVWEHSYYIDFRNARPDYLSNFLDNLVNWDNVASRM